From a single Actinomyces viscosus genomic region:
- a CDS encoding IS630 family transposase, translating to MRLKSEAVVLLSKGVDTAVVAQVVERTPETVRSWAREWNRYRLASIHTGHAGNLNASRLTATQRQEVAGVLSRPPSEQGLPIGFWDVPHLAAWVYDHFEVEYASAASYRFLLHMAGLSFHRPQTVDQRRPPQADVDQRMSQIRSEIVRKWSDPEVMVVCADEVRIEHEAIVRRAWIRRGDAARLEVDRRRQAQSYIGFLHETDGTVDLMTLDWQDTGTITQALIDLTVKHPDKKKIVIVWDNASWHRSAKLTNSLKTIKNLERIHLINLPAYSPDENPIEHVWKEAKDSISNHQRATFPQTRQAFETFIQANKFPYRLTK from the coding sequence ATGCGTTTGAAGTCCGAGGCGGTCGTGCTGCTGTCCAAGGGTGTGGATACCGCGGTCGTGGCCCAGGTCGTCGAGCGCACGCCCGAGACGGTGCGCAGCTGGGCTCGGGAGTGGAACCGGTACCGCCTGGCCTCAATCCACACCGGTCACGCCGGCAACCTCAACGCCTCCAGGCTCACCGCCACCCAGCGCCAGGAGGTGGCCGGGGTACTGTCCCGGCCCCCGTCGGAGCAGGGCCTGCCCATCGGGTTCTGGGACGTGCCCCATCTGGCGGCCTGGGTCTACGACCACTTCGAGGTGGAGTACGCCTCTGCCGCCTCCTACCGGTTCCTGCTGCACATGGCGGGCCTGTCCTTCCACCGCCCCCAGACCGTTGACCAGCGCCGCCCGCCCCAGGCGGACGTTGACCAGCGCATGAGCCAGATCCGTTCCGAGATCGTCCGCAAGTGGTCCGATCCCGAGGTGATGGTGGTGTGCGCCGACGAGGTGCGTATCGAGCACGAGGCGATCGTGCGCAGGGCGTGGATCCGCCGGGGGGACGCCGCCCGCCTGGAGGTCGACCGCCGCCGCCAGGCCCAGTCCTACATCGGCTTCCTGCACGAGACCGACGGCACCGTCGACTTGATGACCCTCGACTGGCAGGACACCGGCACCATCACCCAGGCCCTGATCGACCTGACCGTGAAGCACCCCGACAAGAAGAAGATCGTCATCGTGTGGGACAACGCCTCCTGGCACCGTTCAGCAAAGCTCACAAACAGCCTCAAGACCATCAAGAACCTCGAGAGGATCCACCTGATCAACCTACCCGCCTACAGCCCCGACGAGAACCCCATCGAGCACGTCTGGAAAGAAGCAAAGGACAGTATCAGCAACCACCAAAGAGCCACATTCCCCCAAACCCGACAAGCATTCGAGACCTTCATCCAGGCAAACAAGTTCCCCTACCGACTCACAAAATAA
- a CDS encoding 50S ribosomal protein L25/general stress protein Ctc, with product MANNAITLKGQDRTEFGKGSARQARRAGQVPVVVYGHGTEPRHLLLEEHATRLALRNNDNALVELVIDGGETLLALAKDVQRHPIRPGVQHVDFLLVNRNERVDVEVPVTVIGTAAPGTMHMIEAATIVVSAPAVSVPEAIEVDITGVAAGTVLTIADIALPEGLEAVSDAETAVVNVANEHAVASEVPEAVPAEGDAEAAAE from the coding sequence ATGGCCAACAACGCCATCACCCTCAAGGGTCAGGACCGCACCGAGTTCGGCAAGGGCTCGGCTCGCCAGGCCCGCCGCGCCGGCCAGGTCCCCGTCGTCGTCTACGGCCACGGCACCGAGCCCCGCCACCTCCTGCTCGAGGAGCACGCCACCCGCCTGGCCCTGCGCAACAACGACAACGCCCTGGTCGAGCTGGTCATCGACGGCGGCGAGACCCTCCTGGCCCTGGCCAAGGACGTGCAGCGCCACCCCATCCGCCCCGGCGTGCAGCACGTCGACTTCCTCCTGGTGAACCGCAACGAGCGCGTCGACGTCGAGGTCCCGGTCACCGTCATCGGCACCGCCGCCCCCGGCACCATGCACATGATCGAGGCCGCCACCATCGTGGTCTCCGCCCCGGCCGTCTCCGTGCCCGAGGCCATCGAGGTCGACATCACCGGTGTCGCCGCCGGCACCGTCCTGACCATCGCCGACATCGCCCTGCCCGAGGGCCTGGAGGCCGTCTCCGACGCCGAGACCGCCGTGGTCAACGTGGCCAACGAGCACGCGGTCGCCTCCGAGGTCCCCGAGGCCGTCCCCGCCGAGGGTGACGCCGAGGCCGCCGCCGAGTGA